In Nocardioides sp. zg-1228, a single window of DNA contains:
- a CDS encoding wax ester/triacylglycerol synthase family O-acyltransferase, giving the protein MADVIDPTATGFLLAENRNMLMHVGGLQLFEKPAGAGRGYVREMYEKMRDVEQVAPLFLKHPHRSARTAGQLVWVPDQQFDIDHHVRHSALPKPGRVRELLDLCSRLHGTRLAWERPLWEAHVIEGLHDGRVAMYTKTHHSLVDGLSAMRLMASVLSTDPDERDMPAPWAVRPRPPGPAHEEPDGTSEASLSDLTAATVRSTLAIAAEAAGMPGALLRTLTRSVRNETSALSLHAPRTILNQGITGSRRFAAQDWPVERLRAVGRATGTTINDVVLAMVSGAMRTYLIELDALPDTTLISMVPVALSAKQAKLTAGGGGNAVGSVMVQLGTHLPDPADRLAAIHRSMTDGKASLSAMTPTQILAMSAIGQAPAILGPLLRMQGVVRPPYNLIVSNVPGPRTTHYWNGARLTGTYPLSIPINGMALNITCTSYDEKMCFGLTGCRRTVPRLQVLLQHLDEELAALEKAAGVQV; this is encoded by the coding sequence GTGGCGGACGTGATCGACCCGACGGCGACCGGCTTCCTGCTCGCCGAGAACCGCAACATGCTGATGCACGTCGGCGGCCTCCAGCTCTTCGAGAAGCCCGCGGGGGCGGGCCGCGGCTACGTCCGCGAGATGTACGAGAAGATGCGCGACGTCGAGCAGGTCGCGCCGCTGTTCCTCAAGCACCCGCACCGCTCCGCGCGAACGGCAGGTCAGCTGGTGTGGGTGCCCGACCAGCAGTTCGACATCGATCACCACGTCCGGCACAGCGCCCTGCCCAAGCCGGGACGCGTCCGCGAGCTGCTCGACCTGTGCTCACGGCTGCACGGCACCCGCCTGGCCTGGGAGCGGCCGCTGTGGGAGGCGCACGTCATCGAGGGCCTGCACGACGGTCGGGTCGCGATGTACACCAAGACCCACCACTCGCTCGTCGACGGCCTCTCCGCGATGCGGCTGATGGCGAGCGTGCTGTCGACCGACCCCGACGAGCGCGACATGCCGGCGCCGTGGGCGGTGCGGCCGCGCCCGCCGGGCCCGGCGCACGAGGAGCCCGACGGCACCTCCGAGGCGTCGCTGTCGGACCTCACCGCGGCCACGGTGCGCTCCACCCTGGCGATCGCGGCGGAGGCCGCCGGGATGCCCGGAGCGCTGCTCCGCACCCTGACCAGGAGCGTGCGCAACGAGACCTCGGCGCTCTCGCTCCACGCCCCGCGCACCATCCTCAACCAGGGCATCACCGGCTCGCGCCGCTTCGCCGCCCAGGACTGGCCCGTCGAGCGGCTGCGTGCGGTCGGCCGGGCCACCGGCACGACGATCAACGACGTGGTGCTGGCGATGGTCAGCGGCGCGATGCGGACCTACCTGATCGAGCTCGACGCCCTTCCCGACACGACACTGATCTCGATGGTGCCGGTCGCGCTCAGCGCCAAGCAGGCGAAGCTCACGGCGGGCGGCGGCGGCAACGCGGTCGGCTCGGTGATGGTGCAGCTCGGCACCCACCTGCCCGACCCGGCCGACCGCCTCGCGGCGATCCACCGCTCGATGACCGACGGCAAGGCCAGCCTGTCGGCGATGACGCCGACCCAGATCCTCGCGATGAGCGCGATCGGGCAGGCGCCGGCCATCCTCGGGCCGCTCCTCCGGATGCAGGGTGTCGTGCGCCCGCCCTACAACCTCATCGTCAGCAACGTCCCCGGCCCACGCACCACCCACTACTGGAACGGCGCCCGGCTCACCGGCACCTACCCGCTGTCGATCCCGATCAACGGGATGGCGCTCAACATCACCTGCACCTCCTACGACGAGAAGATGTGCTTCGGCCTCACCGGGTGCCGGCGCACGGTCCCCCGCCTGCAGGTGCTCCTGCAGCACCTCGACGAGGAGCTGGCGGCCCTCGAGAAGGCCGCCGGCGTCCAGGTGTGA